The following are from one region of the Stanieria sp. NIES-3757 genome:
- a CDS encoding multi-sensor signal transduction histidine kinase: MSLALSQTLRHFITNVPLRWVLTIPFVLPTIGAVAMVGYLSYRNGQEAVEDLGHQLVAETNERVKQELETYLQEPLLINRLNVDAVAWGQLDLQNIPALETLLFARLQQFEQVAAVLFASPQGTFRLVDRLPDLYLVVADPPRPEQIFIYSLNSDGSRKELVRTNEGLDVRRDRPWYRQAVTTGKPGWSPISQYGSLNFLTLDASQPVYDSTTNSLLGVFAVHIRLDYLSEFLHCLDISRSGRVIIMDRNGALIATSTREQPYKFKARTGYQRQFEQINIDESQDDLTRSLGKYLRERPSGLESLERTHDLEFRYKGQLQFLKITPFQDRYGLNWQIVTVIPKSHFLRDIQNNTRTTALLCLLTLGVALALGLLTADKLIANFARLNRVSRELAAGNLDRRLPTDSTIYELNGLARSFNQMAEQLQQSFDRIQIALEESKEKFATIFRTSPDPMAIASLAEGRILEVNDSHVDFFGYSRGEAIGRTSLELNLWSSLDECEQFRNLLHLQGSVRNLEAQLRMKSGEVRTVLVSAEVPTLEGQDCTIVVLRDISDRKSAEEALHESEIRFRQLAETVREGFFVYETQSAYYSYVNPAYADIMATPAQLFYQGMFHWLNNIHPDDCDRIEAGLRRERQGKNFDEEYRFIRPNGEIRWLRSKAFPLQDETGTIVRIVGTVEDITERKQLEQSLRSQAEEERLITTITQNIRQSLDLEKILATTVIEVQQILNADRVLIFRLNPDGSGQVIEEAVVPEYPVTDQMRWEDEHFPEDCYEYYRQGIPRIVPDVAIDEWAECLVEFMQQVCVKSKVVAPIVQVYAKFSRKVWGLLIVHACSHYRQWQKSEVEILQRICDQLAIAINQANLYQQLQRKLAEHQQTEEALRESEELFRRAFDDAPIGIALVSPTGQFLKANTYYCNLLEYSEEELLTLTFQDLTHPTDLEADLEAFRQMIAGEIRSYHLEKRYITKQGIVIPVLLNAASIRDRDDRPLYCVGQIQDIRDRLKVERMKDEFISVVSHELRTPLTSIRGALGILGSGVFDNRPEKAKRMLQIAITNSDRLVRLVDDILSLERLESGKVQLVIERCQVADLMQQAIDSIQALAERADLTLSVTPVSATLWAAPDAIVQTLTNLLSNAIKFSSPGDTVWLKAEIGSGEWATGNGQQLSDTQTPYILFTVKDQGRGIPEDKLEIIFEQFQQVDVSDSRQKGGTGLGLSICKKIVQQHGGRIWVESSLGEGSTFYFTLPMKEEND; encoded by the coding sequence ATGTCCCTTGCCCTTTCACAAACTCTCCGCCACTTTATAACAAACGTTCCACTACGTTGGGTACTAACCATTCCCTTTGTTTTGCCTACCATTGGAGCGGTGGCAATGGTAGGTTATCTATCCTATCGGAATGGACAAGAAGCAGTGGAAGATTTGGGTCATCAACTAGTAGCAGAGACGAATGAGCGCGTGAAGCAAGAACTCGAGACGTATCTGCAAGAACCTTTATTAATTAATCGTTTGAATGTAGATGCAGTTGCTTGGGGGCAACTCGATCTCCAAAATATTCCAGCACTGGAAACTTTGTTATTCGCTCGGTTGCAGCAATTCGAGCAAGTAGCGGCGGTCTTATTTGCCAGTCCTCAAGGGACGTTTAGATTAGTTGACCGACTGCCAGATTTATATTTAGTCGTTGCCGATCCTCCTCGTCCCGAGCAAATCTTTATCTATAGCCTCAATAGCGACGGCAGCCGAAAAGAACTCGTCCGCACGAACGAAGGCTTAGACGTTAGACGCGATCGACCCTGGTATCGGCAAGCTGTTACAACGGGTAAGCCTGGATGGAGTCCGATTTCCCAGTATGGTTCTCTTAATTTCCTGACATTAGATGCGTCTCAACCCGTCTACGATAGCACTACAAATAGTCTGTTAGGAGTTTTTGCCGTTCATATACGGCTAGATTATTTGAGTGAATTTCTCCATTGCTTGGACATCAGCCGCTCCGGTAGAGTCATCATTATGGATCGAAATGGTGCCCTTATCGCCACGTCCACACGGGAACAACCCTATAAATTCAAGGCTAGAACTGGATATCAACGCCAGTTCGAGCAAATAAATATTGATGAAAGTCAGGATGATTTAACGCGATCGCTGGGAAAGTATTTGCGCGAGCGTCCGAGTGGTTTAGAATCTCTGGAGCGAACTCATGACTTGGAATTTAGATATAAGGGTCAACTGCAATTCCTAAAAATCACGCCCTTTCAAGATCGATACGGGCTGAATTGGCAAATTGTGACGGTGATTCCAAAATCCCACTTCCTAAGAGACATCCAAAATAATACCCGCACAACAGCTTTGCTCTGTCTGCTGACTCTAGGTGTAGCACTCGCGCTGGGACTGCTCACCGCTGATAAGTTAATAGCAAACTTTGCGCGATTAAACCGAGTCAGTCGAGAACTGGCAGCAGGTAATCTCGATCGACGGCTACCGACCGACAGCACAATCTATGAATTAAACGGTCTGGCACGGTCGTTTAACCAAATGGCAGAGCAACTACAACAGTCCTTTGATCGCATCCAAATTGCTCTAGAAGAGTCTAAAGAGAAATTCGCGACCATTTTCCGCACCAGTCCCGACCCGATGGCGATCGCAAGCTTAGCTGAGGGACGCATCCTGGAAGTTAACGACAGTCACGTCGATTTCTTTGGTTATTCTCGTGGAGAGGCGATCGGTCGCACTTCCTTAGAACTCAATCTGTGGAGCAGTCTTGATGAGTGCGAACAATTCAGAAACTTACTGCACCTGCAAGGAAGTGTTCGCAATTTAGAAGCGCAATTACGCATGAAATCCGGTGAAGTCAGAACAGTTTTGGTGTCTGCCGAAGTTCCGACTTTAGAAGGACAAGACTGCACGATTGTGGTGCTTCGAGATATTAGCGATCGCAAAAGTGCCGAAGAAGCACTGCACGAAAGTGAAATTCGCTTCCGTCAATTAGCCGAAACCGTGCGGGAGGGATTTTTCGTCTATGAAACACAATCTGCTTACTATTCCTACGTGAACCCCGCCTATGCAGACATCATGGCAACACCAGCCCAATTGTTCTACCAAGGAATGTTCCATTGGCTGAACAATATTCATCCCGACGATTGCGATCGCATCGAAGCAGGGTTGCGGAGGGAACGTCAGGGCAAAAACTTTGATGAAGAGTATCGCTTCATCCGCCCGAATGGGGAAATACGCTGGCTGCGATCAAAAGCATTTCCACTCCAAGACGAGACCGGAACCATCGTTCGGATTGTGGGAACGGTAGAGGACATCACCGAGCGTAAACAGTTAGAACAATCGCTGCGATCGCAAGCAGAAGAGGAACGGTTAATTACTACCATCACCCAGAACATTCGTCAGTCTCTAGATTTAGAGAAGATTCTGGCAACTACGGTGATTGAAGTACAGCAGATTCTTAATGCCGATCGCGTCTTAATTTTCCGATTAAACCCAGATGGTTCGGGACAGGTGATTGAGGAAGCCGTTGTCCCAGAATATCCAGTGACTGACCAGATGCGTTGGGAAGACGAACACTTTCCAGAGGATTGCTATGAATATTACCGACAGGGAATTCCCCGAATTGTGCCCGATGTTGCAATCGATGAATGGGCCGAATGTCTGGTCGAGTTTATGCAACAGGTGTGTGTTAAATCTAAAGTAGTTGCGCCGATTGTGCAGGTGTATGCAAAATTCTCTAGGAAAGTTTGGGGTTTACTGATTGTTCATGCCTGTTCTCATTACCGCCAGTGGCAAAAATCGGAAGTCGAGATCTTGCAGCGAATATGCGATCAGTTGGCGATCGCGATCAATCAGGCGAACCTTTATCAGCAGTTGCAAAGAAAACTGGCAGAGCATCAACAGACTGAAGAAGCTCTCAGGGAAAGTGAAGAACTTTTTCGCAGAGCCTTCGATGATGCGCCCATTGGAATTGCACTCGTTTCACCTACCGGACAATTTCTCAAAGCAAATACTTACTATTGCAACCTGCTGGAATATAGCGAAGAAGAACTATTAACTCTTACATTTCAAGATCTTACCCATCCGACAGATTTAGAAGCAGATCTTGAGGCTTTTCGTCAGATGATAGCAGGTGAAATTCGTTCGTATCACCTTGAAAAACGATACATCACCAAGCAAGGAATAGTCATTCCAGTACTCTTGAATGCAGCATCTATCCGCGATCGAGACGATCGACCCCTTTATTGTGTCGGACAAATTCAAGACATTCGCGATCGCTTGAAAGTGGAACGGATGAAAGATGAATTTATTTCAGTTGTTAGCCACGAACTCCGTACGCCCCTAACTTCTATTCGAGGTGCCCTGGGTATTCTAGGCTCTGGAGTTTTCGACAATCGACCGGAAAAAGCCAAACGCATGCTACAAATTGCCATTACCAATAGCGATCGCTTGGTGCGACTCGTCGATGACATTCTCAGTTTAGAACGATTGGAGTCTGGTAAAGTCCAGCTCGTGATTGAGCGGTGTCAGGTCGCAGACCTAATGCAACAAGCTATAGACAGCATACAGGCACTTGCCGAGCGAGCAGATCTCACTCTTTCAGTCACTCCCGTCTCGGCAACTTTATGGGCAGCCCCCGATGCGATCGTTCAGACTCTGACCAACCTACTGAGCAATGCCATTAAGTTCTCCTCACCAGGAGATACGGTTTGGCTCAAGGCTGAAATAGGCAGTGGAGAATGGGCAACGGGCAATGGGCAACAATTATCCGATACCCAGACTCCCTACATTCTCTTTACAGTTAAAGATCAGGGGCGCGGTATTCCTGAAGATAAACTCGAAATAATTTTTGAACAGTTCCAACAGGTGGATGTGTCTGATTCTCGGCAAAAAGGGGGAACCGGATTGGGGCTGTCAATTTGTAAAAAAATCGTGCAACAACATGGGGGACGAATTTGGGTAGAAAGCAGCCTGGGAGAAGGAAGCACCTTTTACTTTACATTGCCGATGAAGGAGGAAAATGACTAA